A DNA window from Niabella yanshanensis contains the following coding sequences:
- a CDS encoding RagB/SusD family nutrient uptake outer membrane protein: MKHTAIFLPPLVLFICVACGCHKMLDVKPEHSWTDETFYTTTYQANLALSGIYSQLSKEALYGYRFNVMLEAGTDETYTNDPGATWAAAKYEYTSSSDEIKNTWLQFYSCIHLANQLEKNLKAELFSEEEYNLILAKARFMRGFSYFTLANWFGPVPLRLIPSSSQKDNNFPPSPVLDVYKQVEKDWLFAAAHLSHSKESRYVAGEPNKMAAHGLLARLYLRMGGFQPYLSANEAECFFDNPAQYFVKAKEQCEIVINDGWHGIVPFSTDTASYRNHFLKYIQEKYDTRESLFEISFGNLITSGITVHGRMGNINGVEFVGTPGIPRGFANVNAALPVYLKYSPEDRRRDWSIAGYKNNYSSSTGLFTMRYILNSPLDQEYGIGKYRRWEPTNLAELKSKTPQAGAPYTILNSGTSSATDANYTGTNFPILRYADILLMHAEASIGGRFGTANADAGALNSLNKVRERAGLTPYTESLAHEDFFNELVDERLRELCFEGLRKQDLIRWNLIKEKLDETNASIINFPSFTASNQFHQAYLTPGLTFNKARHLLLPYPLQEVAINPSLKQRSGW; this comes from the coding sequence ATGAAACATACAGCTATTTTTCTGCCGCCCTTGGTTTTATTTATATGCGTTGCCTGCGGCTGCCATAAAATGCTTGATGTAAAGCCTGAACATTCATGGACAGACGAAACTTTTTATACCACTACCTACCAGGCAAACCTGGCACTATCGGGTATATACAGCCAGCTGTCAAAAGAAGCGTTGTATGGCTACCGCTTTAATGTAATGCTGGAGGCGGGTACTGACGAGACGTATACCAACGATCCGGGTGCAACCTGGGCGGCGGCCAAATATGAATACACTTCGTCAAGCGATGAAATAAAAAACACCTGGCTTCAATTTTACAGTTGCATTCACCTGGCCAATCAACTGGAGAAGAACCTTAAAGCCGAGCTGTTTTCAGAAGAAGAATATAATCTCATTTTAGCCAAAGCGCGCTTTATGAGAGGCTTTTCTTACTTCACGCTTGCCAATTGGTTTGGCCCTGTCCCCCTTCGTCTCATACCCAGTTCTTCTCAAAAAGATAATAATTTTCCTCCATCACCGGTACTGGATGTTTACAAACAGGTGGAAAAAGATTGGCTGTTTGCAGCAGCCCATCTGTCACATTCCAAAGAAAGCAGGTATGTTGCAGGTGAACCTAATAAAATGGCGGCTCACGGATTGCTGGCACGATTATACCTGAGGATGGGCGGATTTCAACCCTATTTATCAGCCAATGAGGCCGAATGCTTTTTTGACAATCCGGCGCAATATTTTGTAAAAGCCAAAGAACAATGCGAGATCGTGATTAATGACGGTTGGCATGGTATCGTTCCGTTTTCAACTGATACAGCGAGCTACCGAAATCATTTTCTTAAATATATACAGGAAAAATACGACACCAGAGAGTCTTTGTTTGAGATATCCTTTGGCAACCTGATAACATCCGGCATAACAGTGCATGGAAGAATGGGCAATATCAACGGGGTGGAATTTGTGGGCACGCCCGGTATCCCCAGGGGATTTGCAAACGTAAATGCAGCCCTCCCGGTATATCTTAAATATTCACCCGAGGACAGGCGGAGAGATTGGAGCATTGCAGGTTATAAGAACAATTATAGTTCTTCAACCGGTTTATTCACCATGCGATACATTTTAAACAGTCCACTAGACCAGGAATATGGCATTGGCAAGTACAGACGGTGGGAACCCACTAACCTGGCCGAGCTCAAAAGCAAAACACCCCAGGCTGGCGCTCCTTATACCATCCTCAACAGCGGAACCTCTTCTGCCACTGATGCTAACTACACCGGCACTAACTTCCCTATTCTGCGATACGCCGACATATTGCTGATGCATGCTGAAGCCAGTATTGGCGGCAGGTTTGGTACAGCGAACGCTGACGCCGGAGCACTGAACAGCCTGAACAAAGTAAGGGAGCGGGCCGGCCTGACGCCTTACACTGAGAGTCTGGCTCATGAAGATTTCTTTAACGAACTGGTGGATGAACGTTTGAGGGAACTTTGTTTTGAAGGCCTGAGAAAACAAGATCTGATACGATGGAACCTGATCAAAGAAAAGCTTGATGAAACCAACGCTTCCATCATAAATTTCCCATCCTTTACAGCATCGAACCAGTTTCATCAAGCCTATTTAACCCCGGGCCTGACATTCAACAAAGCAAGGCATCTTTTACTGCCCTATCCTTTGCAGGAAGTTGCTATTAATCCGAGTTTAAAACAACGGTCGGGATGGTAA
- a CDS encoding SusC/RagA family TonB-linked outer membrane protein, protein MIMVTVPAIAQKNISGKVSDTEGKPVPGVNVTIKGTVRGTVTDHDGHYMIDNINTSQVLLFSHTGFEVAEKAIKNESVINVALKAAGGDLDEVVIIGYDAVKKKDLTGAVGSVNPKELTDAPTANFDQALAGRIAGVDVTSNDGTPGDDLNIVIRGGNSITGSNAPLFVVDGIPLPDFNVSSINTRDIKSFDILKDASATAIYGSRGANGVILITTISGRTDGKTDINFTTSGWLQTIPNRLDVMTPYEYVKYQQAVAYANDSYVPGVNVNQFIASWIDPELYKNVAGTNWQDEIFQTALANNHTISLRTGNKNTTLLYSGNYLNQQGTVITSSFRKINNRIKFTHKIAPNLEVNGQADYSHLNYDGLQVAGLTRASVIRDAVSFRPVQPLKPIDDEESLLAANDPYLVNPVISLRQTEQTRTDDILSGALGLNYKFLRKFDLSLMGNYRTNIRENTMFYKQGTYDAERTDRGINGSISTNRNNILSTSNTLRFKDQKDEHAYTALVGLEAQVNTSKSSTLRNTNLPTDEFGIHNLGIATTPTIAGSFASKNTLLSYFGRLNYAYGNRYLATINFRTDGSSKFRNENRWGYFPSFSLAWKLSEEKFLQQADMITDLKLRGGWGLTGNNGIGDFSAFNLYAISTSSGYILGENQGYSPGAYQSNMAVPDLRWETTAQTNIGLDLEILKRFNVTADVYQKNTKDLLLNADMALSTGFGAVQQNIGEVSNRGLELTFDGQLVRKKDFTWISRINVSFNRTKTIHLNTGQSRILTDPQWDLQFTQTEYQYITQVGQPVGMIYGLQFDGIYQVDDFTQSGTSYQLREGIPSYQTNMRPGMVRFKDLNGDGIINSDDRTVIGNPNPKHIGGFFNTFRYKAFDLQFLFQWASDFDILNGNKAEFGSIYNAGRNGLKSLTDIWTPTNTDTDIEGMRYDDINLIRPYGYRIDSRHVDDGSYIKLKTLVLGYSLPAHLLRKLHLKNCRITLSAQNLHTWTRYTGYDPDVSVGRFGALTPRLDYSAYPQSRTISGGIDITF, encoded by the coding sequence ATGATAATGGTTACAGTTCCGGCCATTGCTCAAAAAAATATAAGCGGTAAAGTTTCAGATACCGAAGGCAAACCTGTCCCTGGCGTAAATGTAACCATCAAAGGTACTGTAAGAGGGACTGTAACTGACCATGACGGTCATTATATGATTGACAATATTAACACCAGTCAGGTGCTTTTGTTTTCTCACACCGGATTCGAAGTGGCAGAAAAGGCAATAAAAAATGAGTCGGTAATTAATGTTGCATTAAAGGCCGCCGGCGGCGACCTGGACGAGGTGGTGATTATAGGGTACGATGCCGTAAAGAAGAAGGACCTAACCGGAGCCGTAGGTTCTGTAAACCCAAAAGAACTTACAGATGCTCCTACTGCTAATTTTGATCAGGCCCTGGCTGGTCGTATTGCCGGTGTAGACGTTACATCAAACGACGGAACGCCCGGCGACGATCTCAATATAGTGATCAGGGGTGGCAATTCAATTACCGGGAGCAATGCCCCGCTGTTCGTGGTAGATGGCATTCCACTACCCGATTTTAATGTTTCGAGCATTAATACCCGCGATATAAAAAGTTTTGACATCCTAAAAGATGCCTCAGCCACTGCCATTTATGGCTCAAGGGGCGCCAATGGCGTTATCCTGATTACGACAATCAGCGGGCGTACCGACGGAAAAACAGACATTAATTTTACTACGTCCGGCTGGTTGCAAACCATTCCTAACCGGCTGGATGTGATGACACCTTATGAATATGTAAAATATCAGCAAGCCGTTGCTTATGCTAACGACAGTTATGTGCCGGGTGTAAACGTGAACCAGTTTATCGCCTCGTGGATAGATCCTGAACTTTACAAAAATGTTGCGGGCACCAACTGGCAGGACGAAATATTTCAAACTGCTTTAGCCAATAACCATACAATTTCGCTGCGAACCGGGAATAAAAACACTACACTGTTATATAGCGGAAATTATCTAAACCAGCAAGGTACCGTAATCACTTCCTCCTTTCGAAAAATAAATAACCGCATCAAGTTTACGCATAAAATAGCTCCTAACCTGGAAGTAAACGGCCAGGCGGACTACAGCCACCTTAATTATGACGGTCTCCAGGTAGCCGGGTTAACAAGAGCCAGTGTAATAAGAGATGCGGTATCTTTCAGGCCCGTTCAACCCCTTAAGCCCATTGACGACGAAGAAAGCCTATTAGCTGCAAATGACCCTTATCTTGTCAACCCGGTGATTTCTTTGCGCCAGACAGAGCAAACACGTACGGATGATATCCTTTCGGGCGCGTTGGGGCTTAATTATAAGTTCCTGCGCAAATTCGACCTTAGTCTTATGGGTAACTACCGTACTAACATCAGGGAAAATACTATGTTTTATAAACAGGGAACCTATGATGCAGAACGCACAGACCGGGGAATCAACGGGTCTATTTCCACCAATAGAAACAATATTCTTTCCACATCTAACACGCTTAGATTTAAAGATCAGAAAGACGAACATGCCTATACCGCACTGGTCGGCCTGGAAGCACAGGTCAACACCTCTAAATCATCTACTTTAAGAAATACCAACCTGCCTACCGATGAATTCGGAATCCATAATCTGGGTATAGCTACTACACCTACTATTGCAGGGTCGTTTGCTTCAAAAAACACGCTGCTATCTTATTTCGGAAGGTTAAACTACGCGTATGGTAACCGCTACCTGGCTACCATTAATTTCAGAACAGATGGTTCGTCCAAATTCAGAAATGAGAACCGCTGGGGTTATTTTCCTTCTTTTTCGCTGGCCTGGAAATTATCTGAGGAAAAGTTTCTTCAACAGGCGGATATGATTACCGATTTAAAGCTGCGCGGAGGCTGGGGTTTAACAGGAAACAATGGTATCGGTGACTTTTCGGCCTTTAATCTTTATGCCATCAGTACTTCAAGCGGGTATATACTGGGAGAAAACCAGGGCTACTCCCCCGGTGCATATCAAAGCAATATGGCAGTACCCGATCTGCGTTGGGAAACCACCGCCCAAACCAATATTGGTTTAGATCTTGAAATCTTAAAACGTTTTAATGTAACGGCAGACGTTTATCAAAAAAACACCAAAGATCTTTTGCTAAATGCCGACATGGCACTGAGCACGGGCTTCGGCGCTGTACAGCAAAATATCGGTGAAGTATCCAACCGGGGGCTGGAACTTACATTTGACGGGCAGCTGGTCAGGAAAAAAGATTTTACCTGGATATCCCGTATAAATGTTTCTTTTAACCGTACTAAAACGATTCATTTAAATACCGGGCAAAGCCGTATACTTACAGATCCGCAATGGGACCTCCAGTTCACACAAACCGAGTATCAATATATTACCCAGGTAGGACAACCTGTGGGAATGATCTATGGCTTGCAGTTTGACGGCATTTACCAGGTAGATGATTTTACCCAATCGGGCACCAGCTACCAGCTCAGGGAAGGCATTCCCTCCTACCAAACCAATATGCGCCCGGGCATGGTCAGGTTTAAAGATCTTAACGGAGATGGTATTATCAATTCGGACGACCGTACAGTAATAGGAAATCCAAATCCCAAACATATAGGTGGGTTTTTCAATACATTCAGGTATAAAGCCTTCGATCTTCAGTTTCTCTTTCAATGGGCATCCGATTTTGATATCCTTAATGGTAACAAAGCAGAGTTTGGCAGTATTTATAATGCGGGGCGTAACGGCTTGAAATCATTAACGGATATATGGACACCCACTAATACCGATACCGATATTGAAGGAATGCGGTACGACGATATTAACCTGATCCGGCCCTATGGCTATCGCATCGATTCCAGGCATGTAGATGACGGCTCCTATATTAAGCTCAAAACCCTGGTGCTGGGCTATAGCTTACCCGCTCACCTGCTCAGAAAGCTTCACCTTAAAAACTGCAGGATCACCTTGTCGGCCCAGAACCTGCATACCTGGACCCGTTACACAGGTTACGACCCCGATGTATCGGTAGGCAGGTTTGGCGCGCTTACTCCAAGGCTTGATTATTCGGCGTATCCGCAATCCAGAACAATTTCGGGCGGTATTGACATCACTTTTTAA
- a CDS encoding glycoside hydrolase family 88 protein gives MQKIKKTIHFILIAMLMMAGGCQPAGVSEIRLKEAEKQLRGLRDAAATVNKNPRTTEKGEIRWITSSYDWTEGFWPGTCWMLFEDTKDPRWKEAAIRAQELFKAHKDLTTDHDLGFIFNNSYGKAFRVTEEEAYKEVLMDAAHALATRFNSNVGCIQSWDVDGGWQSERGWKFPVIIDNLMNLEMLFEASVISGDDRYKSIAVTHANTTMRNHYRPDGSSYHVVDYNPVSGEINARVTAQGFADESAWARGQAWGLYAYTMCYRYTSDRKYLDFAEKIAHFILNHPNYPKDGIPYWDFNAPDIPNEKRDASAAAIIASALVELSSYTGNKYLKDAQHIMNGLSSDSFRALHGQNHNFLLMHSVGSIPHGNEIDVPLNYADYYYIEALIRLKSKGL, from the coding sequence ATGCAAAAAATCAAGAAGACTATCCATTTTATTTTGATTGCTATGCTGATGATGGCAGGTGGATGTCAACCAGCAGGTGTAAGCGAAATACGCTTAAAAGAGGCTGAAAAACAATTACGCGGTTTGCGGGATGCGGCTGCAACGGTCAATAAAAACCCGAGAACCACTGAAAAAGGCGAGATTCGCTGGATAACTTCTTCATATGACTGGACAGAGGGCTTCTGGCCGGGGACCTGCTGGATGCTTTTTGAAGACACAAAGGATCCCAGGTGGAAAGAAGCAGCCATCCGTGCCCAGGAGCTGTTTAAGGCACATAAGGATCTCACAACTGATCATGATCTGGGTTTTATCTTTAATAATTCTTATGGTAAAGCTTTCCGGGTTACGGAAGAAGAAGCTTATAAAGAGGTTTTGATGGATGCTGCACATGCCCTGGCTACCCGCTTTAACAGTAATGTAGGTTGTATACAGAGCTGGGACGTAGACGGAGGCTGGCAGAGTGAAAGAGGTTGGAAATTCCCGGTCATTATCGACAATTTAATGAATCTCGAAATGTTGTTTGAAGCATCGGTTATAAGTGGGGATGACCGGTATAAAAGTATAGCTGTTACACACGCCAATACGACAATGCGAAATCATTACCGGCCCGATGGTAGTTCCTACCACGTAGTGGATTACAACCCCGTGAGTGGCGAAATTAACGCAAGAGTAACAGCACAGGGCTTTGCTGATGAAAGCGCGTGGGCAAGAGGTCAGGCCTGGGGATTGTATGCCTATACCATGTGCTATCGCTACACCAGTGACAGGAAGTACCTTGATTTTGCGGAGAAAATAGCACATTTTATTCTTAACCATCCTAACTACCCCAAGGATGGGATTCCTTACTGGGACTTTAATGCTCCTGATATACCTAACGAAAAAAGAGACGCTTCGGCAGCTGCTATCATCGCTTCGGCCCTGGTGGAATTGAGCAGCTATACAGGCAACAAATATCTGAAAGATGCGCAGCATATAATGAATGGTTTATCGTCCGACTCGTTTCGTGCCCTGCACGGACAGAATCATAATTTTTTGCTGATGCATAGCGTGGGTAGCATTCCTCACGGGAATGAAATTGATGTGCCTTTAAATTACGCCGATTACTATTATA